Within Helicoverpa zea isolate HzStark_Cry1AcR chromosome 17, ilHelZeax1.1, whole genome shotgun sequence, the genomic segment TTCACACTTCCTTAAAATGAGActgattaaaaaactttttctaacttattttgtaaatattttgtcaacACCCAAACTTTACTCTATATTATTCAAAACACCAATGGAATACTTTTGCCAACTTACATCACATAAGCCGCCTTGATCTCGAAGTTTCTGCGTAATTATATTAACCGGATTGCGCCGGTTTTCAGCGGTTCTCACTGGTAATCTCCGGTTTATACCGACTCTAGAGTTTTGCGacgatatttgttttaattttacgaCAAACTCAAGGTTGACGGGATGATCCTGTTTTTTATGTGTTTGTGCAAAAGATTGACGAAATTATTAAAAGGAAAAGTGATCCAGACAAAGTGCTATGTGTTGCTCGGGAGTTCGCCGCTTTTTTTTCAGCAAATACTAATAAATTGGCACTATTTCAAGGCATTTTGTATATGTCATGACAATGATAACTTCACTACCGCTTGTAAGTactgtagttttaatttattttattaaggagCACCAATAGCAAGTTTTAATAAGGTATTATTACTACGATTATCTGGTGCTTTTTAGCTAGCATGTGAAAATGGCACCAAAAAGacatttcctttttattattatcgaaCCTAAGCTCTTACttgagaagttggttctttaaCCTCTAGGCCACCTAAAGTAACCATTTGACCAGTAGTACAgcttcaataaaacaaaaatcccAAAACACAGTATGTTGCTTTGTACCTCATTTAAAAACACCTACATTCCTGTTCACATCTTTGAAAATCTGGTATCAATAAACAAGAGAAGACAAATGTACGTATTATCCGGATTCAACCGGATCTAGGATAACAGGATTCCAGACTTTATGTGAAGCCGGAACTAGTTCATTCACAGTACTTGGTTTTAACACGGATTTGTCCTCTAAAACCATGTTTAGTTCAGATCTGAGTTCGAATAGACACAATGCTTTATCTTTAACTAGATGTATTTCAATTAGTATTATTATCATACACTTTTTGAGTATCCTATCCTATTAATATCCTacaaatcctactaatattataaatgtgaaagtttgttagAATGTATGgaggtatgtttgttattctttcatgcaaaaatggctggaccgatttggttaaaATTTGGTAAGTATGTAATTAGGTGATGacttggattaacacataggctacctTTTATCAACATGCCACGCGTTCTCaattaaaaaatagcaaattaaaaattttattttttttgaatctaatttaaaaatatttcactgtactTCCCACGGGACCTTGGTGACACCGcgtgtaaaataatatagatagataaataaatgtttttagttcattaaaaagcaaataaatgctTAGTCACATACATGCAATTGTTTTGATACAAAAGACATTccgttaatttatattattatagttcggccattcagagaatgcgttcctgacacgtcgcgattgaactgacgacgtaactttgcaatggcgttgcagttacgataaaaatatttttgctggttgtttaccgttttaacaattgaggagcattaaaacaacattattatatcaataatcaatgaatgttattacgtcgtcagttcaatcgcgacgtgtcaggaacgcattctctgaatggccgaacttatagaaGATGGAATTATTCATTTACCTTTTAACACCATtaaattgattatattttttttctactattTTGTATTACGTTGGTagacagaaataaaatattaattttgaaaatattcaatGAAGCATGACTATGATGTTTAACTTTTGGTTGCTcaactacatatattattatgacaaagattttgtaactgaaaacttctttattttatttcttgggttattttaattttttttcggtatTCCACCCGTGGTGTTACATAAATGTGTGTGGTGTTGAAAAAGTATATTACGACGCTGTTGGAAAATGATATAAATGTGTCATAATATATAGTAGAAAACATGACGTGTAATAAAGACACTGCATGTTTGTACAATATTAAGCAATACAAACTTCAAGTTTGTGTTAAATATCGATCTGGCTTTTTATACTCACGTATAGAATGTAGGTATATAGAATAATTCAATTGATGGTAACATCAATGAAGGCTTATACATTGAatcgaatattatttttatcatcatcgATAATAATATTACGACAAAAAGAACACGCATATCGAATTACGTTCAAACTGAATATCGCAAGTAAGGACAGTATTATTAGAAACATCGAATGAATGTTACATACCGCATGTGAAGATACATTagaataataacaaacaaataacctttcaagcaattaatttaatagtgtTAAGTGGTGCCAATACGACTATAAAAAGAATGACATACAACAACCATGAGATATTAAACGCGAACACGTCAAAGAAGACAGTATGAAAATATCAGTGGCTAATAAAATCATCAAAGATACATTCTACACTATAGAACCAGTAAACTGGCTGCTAAGAATATTCAACTTATCATGTATCTACCGAGAAAATGGAGAATTAAAATCATCGTGGTCGTTAACCAAAAATATAATCTACGTCACTGTTCTAGCTTTCCTCAACGTTCTCTTTTTAATCACCAATTTTGATCGGTGGGACTCCTTCGTGCAAAATTTCTCTTCTCTCACATTTGCTGATGTCATACAATTGACCTACGTTATCGGTTATATTGAGTATATcgttgatttagtttttatcaaCAAGAAAGGCAGAGACAACTACTTGAAGTACTTTAAGTCTTTCGACCACATTGATCAGTTGTTAGGCATGAATTCCTATGATGAAATTAGAAGGTTGATCTTGAATATTATTTGGATCTCCATGATAATGTTTGTGATAAGTGCTACAATTGATCACATCAGTTGGTCTGATGGTTACCAATCGTCTTCATCCCTTTTGATCTCGttgaacaatttttattttttcttgagtATGCTTACCGCATTGGATGGAGTATGTCACATGGTACAGTTAGAATATCGACTGAAGTCGATGAAAGAACTTCTTGAGGTATGTAGCTTTTgttatgcatattttttgtgGCCTTTACATCTATGTGTTCTCCATAACATATGTGCTGTGCACCTAAAATAATAGCCTTAACcttaattaatcatcatcatcctctgagcctttttccctactatgttggggtcggcttccagcctaaccggattcagctgagtgcttttcaagaagcgactgcctatctgacttcctcaacccagttacccgggcaaccctgaGACTGGTGACCctgttagactggtgtcagacttactggcttctgactacccgtaacgactgtccaggatgttcaatgacagccgggatctacagtttaaagtgccattgccatccgaaacagtcattggtgtctaagatatacttagaaagtacatacaaacttagaaaagttgcattggtacttgcttgacctggattcgaacccgcgccctcatacttgagaggttggttctttacccactaagccgtAACCTTGAATATgaactgaaatattttgataactaGTATTTTCACATTTGAAAGcttgcttatttttaaatattgagtCCAAATAAAACTACTGGTGCTTAATTTAACAGAGCTACTACAATTGTCCGAACCAAGAAATACCCAATGAGGATGATAAAACTTGGGCTACCAAGACAGATTCTGGAAGGTGCCGGGTGGATTCCTTGAAGACCCTCAACTACAGTCGTTTCACTGAAGTTATTGGCTTCAATAGATGCTACCTCCTTTTGGTGGAACAAGCATACTACTTGAATGGCAAATATGGTTTAAGGGTAAGTAAAGTGAAGATAGGAAGACTagcttttctttatattattagtaagcCGGTTTATggcagattttttcaaattaatagtCTGTTAGAGCATAATTGTGATTCTTAGAAATCGTTAGACCCAAAGAGTCATTACTAAATTGTTAGTCACGGGCTTTGAAATGTGTTCATAAATGTGACTTATATTATATACGTTTATTTTGCAGCTTTTAATACTCTGCATTAATTTCCTCGTCAATATGATCAAGTTGTCCAACTTATTCATCAGATTTACGACTGGGGCAAtggtgagttttttttattttatttcttagatagtATAAGTCAAAAATACCATTTCGAAGACACTGGTAGacaagccctttatgtaccagggccgcggtaactctttcgaataatcccgcagccccagcggCTAACCAACCAGTCATATCTGCATATtgatactttgactttgactttgaattgactttgactttgattgaCTTACAGGTACCCCCAAACGGCAGTTCCCGCTTGCTATCGTTCGCCAGCATGATCAAGTTTCTTAACTGGGGAGCAGTTTCGTTCATCATAGTGTACAGATGCGAACAGGCTTACAAACAGAGCGACAGGATACTGAACATTATAGACTTGGTGCTGGTCAATAAGAAGAATTGTGAGTATGGGATTATGGGTCTTATTTTGATGAGGATAAGGTTGAAGTTGATATCGGTATAGTTGGAGGACTAATAAGTGATAAAAGTAATGTAGATGAGCGAAAGACAAtctaaaaagataaatatttaaaactctGGGCTTCtttgaaaaggaaaaatatgtatatgctcTTCTTCCATAGAAGACGTTTAAGtcgacaaagaaaaataaagtgaTCAATGAGTAAaggtgtacaaataaaaaagttaaatgcTATATTGTAAGTATCTTGTAGCTAAGATTTGAAAACCTATGCAAAAATATGGATCCTGCTATTTTGTCCATCTCCCATAACAATAAACCtaataatgtttgttattttctcTATTTTTAGCTAACAGCCTGACGACTACCTTAGAACATTTCCGCAACCTCCTCATAACCAGACCGATTAAGTTTCATGCAGTCCAATTCTTCACCATCGAGTATACTCTACTGGTTTCTCTCGCATCCACCATAGTTACGTATTCTATTATCATGCTGCAAAACATGCACTGAAGGTCAGTTGCAAAAACttatctatctgttgatttgctaaCTGGAGATAGAATGTTGACCTTGTCCTCATGCGATTAGTGTCAGATTGCTATCTCTAGTGAGGAATCCGAGGAATAGATAGATCGAATATTGGGACCAGCCGTATGATGAAGATTTTACTCAAAGAATTGTGAATCATATGGGAAGCCGAGAAGAAGAAGTGGTTTGGGTACAGTGCGTCAACAAGTGCGGATTTCAATAAACTATTTGTTGGAATgtagaatatttttgttatttaaccgtacttatataatactagtcgttttcccgcggtttcacccgcgtcccgtgggagctactgcccgcaccgggataaaatatagcctatgttactcgcagataatacagctttctaatgatgaaagaatatttaaaatcagtccagtagtttttgagtttatccattacagccaaacaaacaaacaaagttttcctctttataatattagtatagaaatgcaaaaagtaactctgtctgtcgaATCAAAATTGTTAAACACGGATACCTGAAgcacaaaataaataggtacagaaGTCAATCTACATACAAAGCGCGTTCGAGTCACGCAGCATAGGTGTCCATGTGTGCATGTTCACAGACGCGCTGTCTCAAAACGACTCAAAACACTGCGAGCACGGCTGGCTGCCGCTTGACACACGCGCGTCACACACACGTGATTtgactgtaatatttttaattctaatcacaaaaaaaaaaaagtaataatggagcaacaaaaaaagtcgtattatAATTGTTCAGTGGACGGTTGTTTTAATACAACAATAAACAGTGAACTGTCGTTTTTTAGCCTGCCGGTTGATTCAGAGAGGTAAGTACCTATGGTATGTACATaccacctacctacctacctacctacctacctacttacctacctacttattttctcATATTTCGATGGTTCGTTTAATAAACGCAGTAGGTACAAATAGGTGGGTAGTAGGTAGTAGGTAAGTAAGCGCCCCGGTGGCCTCTGGCCCAATGCCGTAATAAGTTTTGCTAGTGTTGAGcagaatcgggggtcaaaggtgttcgtacaatctcttggaagaagccacttgacgaagctgaccacaacaagtggagaagtcgtttcttcggtaccggcagtcctttcggaagtggaaaatttctatggccggttatacgcatcgcaggcatctcgacctgatcccggaaatgaggattctagagccataTTAatacgccatttcaccgaagacctgccagaagtcagcagtggcgaaatcgacatcgctctgagacagctcaaaaatggaaaagcccctggcgaggatggcattacaacagagctattaaaagcgggaggtaagcccgtactgggggagctccagaagctttttaatgccgtccttttcgaagggagaactccagaggcgtggagtaggagtgttgtcgtcctgttcttcaaaaagggagacaaaacccagctgaagaactatcgacccatttccctcctaagccacgtatataagctgttctcaagagtgatcacgaaccgacttgcgcggagactcgacgaattccaaccaccggagcaggctgggtttcggagcggatacggcaccatagatcacatccacacagtgcggcagattatacagaagaccgaagagtataatcagcccctgtgtctagcatttgtggactatgagaaggcctttgactcggttgaaatctggtctgttttggagtccctgcagcgttgtcaagtagattggcgatacatccaagtgatgagatgtctctacgaagccgctacaatgtcggtccaagtacagaatcagcaaacaaggcccataccgttgcatcgaggagtgagacaaggggatgttatttccccgaaactgttcactaatgcaatggaggatatgttcaagacgctgaactggaaaggacgcggcatcaacatcaatggcgatcacatctctcacttgcgatttgctgacgatatcgtcatcatggcggaaacgctgcgggacctacaacagatgctgaacgacctggctgaatcttctctacgcatcggcctacggatgaacttggacaaaaccaaggtcatgttcaatgaacatgttctaccggaaccgattgcgatacacggcgccgttctcgaagttgttcggaaatatgtatacctcgggcagacattgcagttaggtagaaacaactttgaggacgaggtgaataggagaattcagttgggttgggctgcatttgggaagctacgtcgagtcctaacatcgtcgatcccacagtgcctaaagacaaaagtcttcaatcagtgcgtcctgcctgtcatgacttacggagccgaaacgtggacactgacggtacggctggtccacaagtttaaagtcgctcagcgggctatggaaagagctatgcttggcatttctctgagggatcgcatcagaaatgaggtaatccgtcagagaaccaaagtcatcgacatagcccaccgaatcagcaagctgaagtggcagtgggctggccatattagccgaagaaccgataaccgttggggtaaacgagttcgagagtggagaccacgcctcggcaaacgtagtgtaggacgtcctcaggcacggtggagtgatgacttgc encodes:
- the LOC124638470 gene encoding uncharacterized protein LOC124638470, which gives rise to MKISVANKIIKDTFYTIEPVNWLLRIFNLSCIYRENGELKSSWSLTKNIIYVTVLAFLNVLFLITNFDRWDSFVQNFSSLTFADVIQLTYVIGYIEYIVDLVFINKKGRDNYLKYFKSFDHIDQLLGMNSYDEIRRLILNIIWISMIMFVISATIDHISWSDGYQSSSSLLISLNNFYFFLSMLTALDGVCHMVQLEYRLKSMKELLESYYNCPNQEIPNEDDKTWATKTDSGRCRVDSLKTLNYSRFTEVIGFNRCYLLLVEQAYYLNGKYGLRLLILCINFLVNMIKLSNLFIRFTTGAMVPPNGSSRLLSFASMIKFLNWGAVSFIIVYRCEQAYKQSDRILNIIDLVLVNKKNSNSLTTTLEHFRNLLITRPIKFHAVQFFTIEYTLLVSLASTIVTYSIIMLQNMH